From the genome of Syntrophorhabdaceae bacterium:
GAGGAGTGTCAGAGACGGGCACAATGGTCTATATTATTGGTGCCTATTACAGACCTCATAAACTTCTGTAATAGATAGTTCTCTTCGTTAGTGCACTTTGCAGAGGAGAGTGCTCCTATAGAATCAGGACCGTATTTTTCCTTGATCCCTTTAAGCCTTGACGCCACAAGGTCGAGTGCCTCATCCCATTCTGCCTCTTCAAATACACCGTTCTTTTTTATAAGGGGTTTTTTGAGTCTCTTCTCACTATGGACAAAATCAAAACCGAACCTCCCCTTGACACAGAGGTGACCATTGTTTGGACCTGAATAACTACCCATGGCCTTAACAAGGATATTATCCCTATTCTTATAAAAGTCTATCTTGCATCCAACGCCACAGTAGATACATATACTGGATGAACTGGTCAGTTCCCAATTTGCACCTCTACCGGCAATGGTCTGAAACTTGATTGCGCCTGTAGGACACAATTGTGCACATGTTCCACACTTTACACAGCTGGATTCACCTATCTTTTTACCATCGTCTGCCACAAGATGGGTCTCGCTGCCCCTTTCCGCAAAACTCCATACATTGGATACCTGTATCTCCCTGCATGCCTTGACACATCTACCGCAGAGTATACATCTGTTCTCATTCCTTTTTAAGGCATTACTCGATTCATAATCTATCTCTTTTGGTATCCTCGTGGGTGATGGTTTTACCTCCTGTATGTTGTATCTCTGGATTAATGCCTGGAATTCACATGCGCCGTTGGCATCACAGTATAAACAATTGTGTTCACCATCAGATAGAAGTAGCTCAAGAACAAACTTTCTTATCTTGATAATCTCTTCATCCTCTGTGATAACATCCATCCCTTCAACTATGGGTTCAACGCATGATGCCTTGAGCATTGTCCTGTTTATCCTTACAAGACATACCCTGCAAGCACCTGTTTTACTTATCCTTGGATGATAACATAAATATGGTATATTTATACCGTTCTCTAAGGCAACCTCAAGAACTGTCTGACCTTTTTTACCCTGAACCTTCTTGCCATCGATTGTTAAAGTTATGGCTTCCATTTGGATTCTCCTTTAGAGGTTTTGATATGTAACAGACTCCCTTCTTATTGTAAGTTTTAATATATTATTTTTGGAAGTGTTGTCAATTTAAAAAAATTAATTTTTTATTAACTGAAAAACCAGTAAAAACTTTTATAAAAAACTTGAATTAAGAGATTTTTTTTTATATTTTATTCCAACGCTAAAATTTGAGAGGTGGTCTTATGGATAGAGTAGGAAGCATTTTAGATAAAAAAGGTTCAGGCGTGTGGACTATAAGTCCGGATGCAATAGTTTATCGTGCCCTCGAGATGATGAACAACAAAGGGGTTGGGGGCCTGGTGGTGGTAAATGATCAAGGTAAGGTGGAGGGTATTATAACAGAACGTGACTATGCAAGAAAGGTGATACTTCAGGGCAAGTCATCAAAAGAGACATATGTAAAAGAGATCATGACTACCGAACTCTATGTTGTTAATCGAAACACTACCCTTGAAGAGTGCATGGGTATTATGACAGAAAAAAGGATACGTCATCTCCCTGTAATGGAAGGGGATAAGCTTGTAGGCATAATATCTATAGGCGATGCCCTCAAGGCAATCATCGAGGCACAGGGTATAATGATAGAACATCTAAGCAACTATATCATGGGTGGTTATGTATAAAGTATAATTTATTTATAGACCCGATAACTAACCAGATTAAACAAAAATAGATATATTTTGCCCCGCAGTTTAACCGGGGCATTTTTTTGTTTATACAATATTAGGGAAAAGAAAATATTCCAAATTTCATAAAATTTTTGTTGAAAAACACCAGAATAGTTTGATAAAATTTTCACAAATTAGTTAAATAGAAAATGAAGGGGATCTTTTTTAGTCGTCATTACAACGGCATAAATTTTGCAAATTATATAAGTGACTCATAATAATGATGGAAGATATCTGCGCCCATATAACCGATATAGCAGCCAATGCCATATCTGCAAAGGCAAAAAAAGTATTTGTATTTCTGGAGAAAAGCACAGTTAACAATAGATTGTCCCTGAAGGTGACAGACAACGGCAAGGGAATGAATGAAGAGACCTTAAAAAAGGTGATAGACCCGTTTTTTTCCACAAAGACAGGTAGAAAAGTCGGTCTCGGTATACCGCTTCTTAAGGGCACTGCCGAGACCTGCGGAGGTCATTTTAACATAAAAAGCACACCCGGTGAAGGCACAGAGATAGAGGTATTCTTTCAACTTGATCACCCTGACCTGCCACCTATAGGAAACCTTAAGGATACAATCCTTATTTTAACTGTAGGCAATCCAGAAGTAGATTTTTTGTTCAACATAAAAAATGATGTTATCAATTTTATCTTTGATACAGAGGAGATAAAAGGGCTTTTAGATGGCGTGCCCATTAATAGTCCTGAGGTTATTAAATTTTTAACCAATTATCTTGACGAACATTTGAAATTTATTTAATTTTAACAGAAAAGAAGGAGGGGAATAGCCATGAAATTAGAAGACCTAAAAAAGATAAGAGAGCAGGCATCAAAGGATATTGAATTGAGACAGAAACAGGCAAGGGTGAAGATAGTGGTGGGCATGGGCACAAGCGGAATAGCAGCAGGTGCAAGGGATGTTTTGAAGGCCCTTCTTGATGAGATAGCCAGCCGTAATCTCACAGACGTTATGGTAACCCAGACAGGAGAAAAGGGGCTTGCATCCCATGAACCCTTGATTGAGGTCCATGAAGAGGGCAAGGATGTGGTAATCTATGGAAATATAGACGCAGACAAGGCAAGGAAGATCATTGCCGAACACATAGTAAACCACAATCCTGTCTTAGATTATGTAATAGAAGTAAAATAAAATGGGGGGTGATAATCTTGTTAAGAGAAGAGATACTTAAGAAGTATGAGCCAAGCCTTGATAATATACTCTATATACTCCATGACCTTCAGGACAATAACCCACAGCATTATATTGCAAAAGAGGATATAGAGGTATGCGCCAACTATCTTAATATCCCCTATAGTTATGTCCATGGAGTAGTAACCTTTTATTCCATGTTCAGCCTTGAGCCAAGAGGGCGTTATATTATCAGGCTATGCGAATCGCCTCCATGTCATCTTATGGGTTCAGAATCACTTCTGGATTATCTAAAAAAGAAATTAAAGGTGAATATAGGCGAGACTACAAAGGACGGGATGTTTACCCTGGAACTTACAAGCTGCCTCGGTATATGCGGAGTTGCCCCTGCCATGATGATAAACGAGGAGATGGTAGGAAATCTCACCCCTGAGAAGGTCGATACCATCCTCGAAGAAAGGAGACAGCAATCATGAATATTGTCCGTAACCATATATTGATAAGTATAGATGCAGGCACCATTATGTCCGGTGCCAAGGCAGTAGAAGATGCCCTTGTTCAGGAACTAAAAAGATACGGATTGGATAAGGAAGTATCTGTCCTTGAGACAGGGAGCCTTGGGATAACCGGCAAGGGTGTTGTCATTGTTGTGTATCCAGAAGGTATCTACTATGCCAATGTGACCACAAAAGACATCCCTGAGCTTGTGGAAGAGCACCTCCTAAAGGGTAGACCATTAAAGAGGCTCATTTTAACTGAAGCGCCAAAGAGGACTATAATTACCAAGGAAAAGACAGGGTTATTAAAGGAACAGCCCAGGATAGTCCTTAGAAATTGTGGATTCATAAACCCTGAGAATATAGACGAATACATAGCTGCCGGCGGGTATGAGGCAATAGCAAAGGCACTTGTGACCATGACCCCGGAGGATGTGGTAAATGAGATTAAGGAATCAGGGCTCATGGGTAGAGGCGGTGCTGGTTTTCCAACAGGTCTAAAATGGGAATTTGCCATAAAGACCCCGGGGGATGAAAAATTCGTCATATGCAATGCTGATGAAGGTGAACCAGGGACATTCAAAGACAGGCTTATCCTTGAAGGAGACCCCCACAAACTCATAGAAGGTATGCTAATTGCAGGTTATGCAATAAAGGCAACTATGGGTTTTGTTTATATAAGGGGAGAATATAGCCTCTCTATAGAACGAATTGAAAAGGCAATAGCAGATGCCAGGTCATACGGCATTCTTGGAAAAAACATACTTGATAGCAACTTTAGTTTTGACATCTTTGTAAAGAAGGGCGCTGGTGCATACGTATGCGGTGAAGAGACAGCGCTTATTGAATCCCTGGAAGGCAAGAGGGGTCATCCAAGAAACAAACCGCCATTTCCCATAAATGCAGGCCTATGGGGAAAACCAACGCTTGTAAATAATGTGGAAACACTGGCAAATGTCCCTGAGATCATAAGAAACGGAGCTGAATGGTATAAAGGTTATGGAACTGAGAAATGCAGCGGAACAAAGGTCTACACCATACTCGGCCATGTGGCAACCCCTGGACTTATAGAGACAGAGATGGGCACTACCCTAAAAGAGATAGTCTTTGAATACGGAGGCGGTATAAAAGATGGTAAGGCATTTAAAGGTGCCCTCATAGGCGGTGCAGCAGGTGCATTTATAGGGCCTGAGATGCTGGATGTAAAGATGGATTTTGTAAACTTGAGGGAATATGCAGCTGCCCTTGGTTCAGGTGCAATCCTTGTAATGAATGAAGAGACAGATATGGTGGATATGCTAAAGAGCGTCCTCCATTTCTTTAAACACGAATCATGTGGTCACTGCGTGCCATGCAGGCTCGGGACGGCAAAACTCGTGGAGATAATAGACAGGGTTTATAAATCCAAAGGAAAAAAGAATGATCTTGATGAAATGCTCCAAATAACCCAGGCAATGAAGAGTGCCTCGTTCTGTCCACTGGGACAGTCTGTTTCTCTACCGGTTTCCAGTGCACTGAAATATTTCAGGGATGAATTCATGGCAAGGGTATCGTAAACAGATATTAAGAAATAATTCTTTTAACGAGGTAAGACATGATTAAGGCAATAGTCAATAATATAGAGGTAGAGGTTAAGGAAGGGACTACAATCCTTGATGCTGCCAAAAAGGCAGGTTTTACCATACCAACACTCTGTTATCATCCTGACCTTAAGCCAAAGGGTTCTTGCGGTATATGTGTGGTGGAGGTAGAGGGCATGCCTGCCCTTAAAAGGGCATGTATGACCGAGGTTGTGAATGGATGGAGGATCCATACAAATACACCCCTTGTAAGGACTACAAGAAAGACCATAGTGGAGCTTATACTTGCAGACCATGACATGGACTGCCCCACCTGCATTAAAAACAACAGGTGCGAGCTCCAGAGCCTGGCATTAACGCTGGGTATAAAAGACATCAAATATAGAAAAGACCCTAAAACCAAAAAGGATATAGACGATACAAGCTTATCTATTGTGAGGGACCCCAATAAATGTATACTATGTGAGAGATGTGTCCAGGTCTGTGAAGATATCCAGACAGTCAATGCCCTTACTTTGAGTAAAAGGGGCTCGGAGACCATTATCACAGATGCCTTTGATGTGGGTATTGGAAACAGTGTGTGTGTAAATTGTGGACAATGCACTGTATTCTGTCCAGTAGGCGCCCTGTATGAAAAAAGTCATATAGAAAAGGTATGGGAGGCCATCAATGACCCTGAAAAACATGTGGTTGTCCAGGAGGCGCCTGCTATAAGGGCGATGCTGGGTGAGGAGTTCGGCATGGAGCCAGGCACCCTTGTGGCAGGAAAGATGCACGCAGCATTAAGGAGGATGGGATTCGATGCAGTATTCGACACGAACTTTACAGCAGACCTGACCATCCTTGAAGAGGGCACAGAGATCGTAGGTAGGATAAAAGAAGGAGGAAAACTACCTGTCATTACATCCTGTAGCCCAGGATGGGTCAAATTCATGGAGACATTCTATCCCCACCTGGGAGAGCATCTGTCTACTGCAAAATCACCACAGCAGATGTTCGGTGCCTTATCAAAGACATATTATGCAGAATTAAAAGGCATTGATCCTGAAAAGATAGTTTCTGTATCCATTATGCCATGCACAGCAAAAAAATTCGAATGCAAAAGGCCTGAGATGAGAGATAGTAACTATCAGGATGTAGATTATGTCCTCACAACCCGAGAGATAGCCAGGATGATGAAGGAGTCTGGTATTGACCTAAAGGAAATGCCTGATGAGCCTGCAGATGACCCTATGGGAGAATATACAGGTGCTGCCACCATATTTGGTGTGACAGGAGGTGTCATGGAGGCAGCACTCCGTTCAGCATATTTCCTTGTAACAGGCAGAGAACTTGAAAATGTGGATATAGTGGCAGTAAGGGGTATGGAAGGTGTTAAAGAGGCAGAGATAGATGTGGACGGTTTAAAATTAAAGGTTGCTGTTGCCCATGGTCTCGGCAATGCCAGAAAGATACTCGATAAGGTAACAGAACAAATAAAAACTCACGGTAAAAGCGAATACCATGCCATAGAGGTCATGGCATGCCCAGGGGGATGTGTAGGCGGTGGTGGCCAGCCCTGGGGTAGTGATATGGCAAGAAGGGCGAGGAGGGGAGAGGCCTTACTTGAGGAAGACAGAACCCTGACCTATCGCCGTTCCCATGAAAATCCGTCAATAAAACTAATATATGAAAGATACCTTGAAAGACCCAATTCAGAGAAAGCCCATCATCTCCTGCATACACACTATTTTAGAAGAAGCAGGATTGATGGGAGAGTTATTGAAGGCAATAAATGATCGATAATTTTATTGAGCCATAAGGAGGAGAGATGGATTTAGAACATCAATGTCAATGTGCTCAGGCTAATGAAGAAGAGTTGTATCCGAGACTCGAAGAGATGATAGAACAACACAAAGGAAGACCGACAGAGTTGATTATGGCGCTCCACAAGGCACAGAATCTCTTTGGATATCTACCGAAAAAGGCACAGGAAATCATATCAGAAAGGTTGAATGTCCCTATAAGCACTGTATGCGGTGTAATATCCTTTTACAGTTTTTTCTCCACAGTCCCTAAGGGCCGGCACAGCATAAAGGTATGTCTCGGCACAGCATGCTATGTCCGGGGTGGTCAGCAAACCCTTGAAAAGGTGGAAAAAGAGCTTAACACAAAGGTAGGGGGCACAACAGAAGACAGAAGATACTCTGTTGATGTAGTGCGCTGTATCGGTGCATGTGGATTAGCACCTGCCATGCTTGTGGACAATGATGTCTATGGAAGGGTTAAGTCTACAAAGATAATGGATATACTCAAAAAATATGAGTAAGGAGGAAAAATGGCTACAGAACTATTTCGTGCACATTTACTGGTCTGTGCAGGTGCTGCATGTGTATCTTCAGGGTGCCGCGAAATACGCGATGCCTTTGTCATAAAGATCCGTGAATATGGTCTACAGGATGAAGTAAAGGTAATAGAGACAGGGTGTGTTGGTTCCTGCGATTTAGGTCCACTTGCCCTTGTATACCCGGAAGGCGTATTCTATCAGAAACTAAAACCCGAAGATGCCGGCACTATTGTGTCAGAACATCTTCTCAAAGGCAGGATTGTAGAACATCTGCTTTACAAAGAGCCTTTAACTGCAAAGGCTGTGCCTTCCCTGAAGAGCATCGATTTCTTCAAATACCAAGAAAAGATAGTCTTGAGAAACTGCGGTATAATCAATCCCTTAAATATCGAAGAATATATTGCAAGGGATGGATATATGGCACTTGGTAAGGTCCTTACATCCATGACCAGGGATGAAGTCATAGAAGAGGTGATAAAATCAGGATTAAGAGGCAGGGGTGGCGGAGGTTTTCCCACAGGATTAAAATGGAAATTTGCCCGTCAGGCAGAAGGTGATGTGAAATATGTAGTCTGCAATGCCGATGAAGGTGACCCTGGTGCATTTATGGACAGAAGTGTCCTTGAAGGTGACCCACATAGTGTAATAGAGGCAATGGCAATAGCAGGATACGCCATAGGCGCAAAACAGGGCTATATCTATGTGAGGGCAGAATATCCCCTTGCCATAGAGCGTCTCACCTGGGCAATAGGACAGGCAAGGGAATATAAATTCTTAGGCAAAAATATCTTTGAGACAGGCTTTGACTTTGATTTGGATATAAGGATAGGTGCCGGTGCCTTTGTCTGTGGTGAAGAGACTGCCCTTATGATATCCATTGAAGGTAAAAGGGGTGAACCAAGACCAAGACCACCTTATCCTGTTGTAAAGGGACTCTTTGATGCGCCTACGCTTTTAAATAATGTAGAGACCTATGCAAACATACCTGCCATCATCCTAAAAGGTGCAGATTGGTATGCCCAATTCGGAACAGAGAAGAGTAAAGGGACAAAGGTATTTGCCCTTGCCGGGGCAGTAAATAATACAGGTCTTGTAGAGGTCCCCATGGGCACAAAATTGGGAGACCTCATATTCAATATCGGTGGTGGCATAAAAAACAAGAAGAAATATAAGGCAGCACAACTGGGCGGACCGTCTGGAGGCTGTATCCCTATCCAGCATTTGAATACACCTATAGATTATGAATCTATTATTGAGCTTGGTGCCATTGTAGGTTCAGGAGGACTTATTGTTGCCGATGAAGATACATGTATGGTGGATTTTGCCCGATTCTTCCTGGATTTTACCCAAGATGAGTCTTGCGGCAAATGCCCGCCCTGCAGGATAGGCACTAAAAGGATGCTGGAGATCTTAACCCGCATAACCCATGGAGAGGGTGAAGAAGATGACATAGACAGGCTTGTAGAGCTTGCCACAAGGATTAAACAATCGGCCTTGTGTGGTCTCGGACAGACTGCACCCAATCCCGTGTTATCAACACTGCGCTATTTCAGGGATGAATACGAAGAGCATATAAAAGATAAAAAATGCAGGGCTGGTGTATGTAGTTCCCTCTTTGATGCACCCTGCCAGAATGCATGTCCCACAGACCAGAATGCCTGGGGATATGTAACCCTCATCAGTGAGGGAAGGTTCAAAGAGGCCATAGCCGTCATCAAGGCAGACAACCCATTTCCCGGTGTATGCGGAAGGGTATGCTTCCACCCCTGCGAGAGCAAATGCAGGAGAAGTCAGATAGACGAGCCTGTTGCCATATGTTCCCTCAAGAGGTTTGTGGCAGATTATGATAGAAACTCCTTTGAGCCTTATAAACCCCAGTTGGCACCACAGAACAACAAAAAGGTAGCCATCATAGGCGCAGGACCTGCAGGTCTTTCAGCAGCCTATTATCTTGCCTGTAAGGGCTATAGTGTCACTGTCTTTGAGGCACTACCTGTGGCAGGTGGCATGCTTGCAGTAGGTATCCCTGATTACAGACTACCCAGGGAGATCCTCGACTACGAGATAAAGAATATCACAGACCTGGGTGTGGAGATAAGATACAACACTGCCCTCGGCAAAGACATTACCATAGAAGGCCTTAAAAAGGATGGATATTCTGCCATACTGCTCGCTACAGGGGCACACAAAGGTCAGAAGCTGGGTATCCCAGGAGAAGAGGCAGAAGGCGTCTTAGACGGCGTCACCTTCTTGAGGAATCTA
Proteins encoded in this window:
- a CDS encoding CBS domain-containing protein translates to MDRVGSILDKKGSGVWTISPDAIVYRALEMMNNKGVGGLVVVNDQGKVEGIITERDYARKVILQGKSSKETYVKEIMTTELYVVNRNTTLEECMGIMTEKRIRHLPVMEGDKLVGIISIGDALKAIIEAQGIMIEHLSNYIMGGYV
- a CDS encoding ATP-binding protein, which gives rise to MMEDICAHITDIAANAISAKAKKVFVFLEKSTVNNRLSLKVTDNGKGMNEETLKKVIDPFFSTKTGRKVGLGIPLLKGTAETCGGHFNIKSTPGEGTEIEVFFQLDHPDLPPIGNLKDTILILTVGNPEVDFLFNIKNDVINFIFDTEEIKGLLDGVPINSPEVIKFLTNYLDEHLKFI
- the nuoE gene encoding NADH-quinone oxidoreductase subunit NuoE, which encodes MLREEILKKYEPSLDNILYILHDLQDNNPQHYIAKEDIEVCANYLNIPYSYVHGVVTFYSMFSLEPRGRYIIRLCESPPCHLMGSESLLDYLKKKLKVNIGETTKDGMFTLELTSCLGICGVAPAMMINEEMVGNLTPEKVDTILEERRQQS
- the nuoF gene encoding NADH-quinone oxidoreductase subunit NuoF; the encoded protein is MNIVRNHILISIDAGTIMSGAKAVEDALVQELKRYGLDKEVSVLETGSLGITGKGVVIVVYPEGIYYANVTTKDIPELVEEHLLKGRPLKRLILTEAPKRTIITKEKTGLLKEQPRIVLRNCGFINPENIDEYIAAGGYEAIAKALVTMTPEDVVNEIKESGLMGRGGAGFPTGLKWEFAIKTPGDEKFVICNADEGEPGTFKDRLILEGDPHKLIEGMLIAGYAIKATMGFVYIRGEYSLSIERIEKAIADARSYGILGKNILDSNFSFDIFVKKGAGAYVCGEETALIESLEGKRGHPRNKPPFPINAGLWGKPTLVNNVETLANVPEIIRNGAEWYKGYGTEKCSGTKVYTILGHVATPGLIETEMGTTLKEIVFEYGGGIKDGKAFKGALIGGAAGAFIGPEMLDVKMDFVNLREYAAALGSGAILVMNEETDMVDMLKSVLHFFKHESCGHCVPCRLGTAKLVEIIDRVYKSKGKKNDLDEMLQITQAMKSASFCPLGQSVSLPVSSALKYFRDEFMARVS
- a CDS encoding NADH-dependent [FeFe] hydrogenase, group A6; amino-acid sequence: MIKAIVNNIEVEVKEGTTILDAAKKAGFTIPTLCYHPDLKPKGSCGICVVEVEGMPALKRACMTEVVNGWRIHTNTPLVRTTRKTIVELILADHDMDCPTCIKNNRCELQSLALTLGIKDIKYRKDPKTKKDIDDTSLSIVRDPNKCILCERCVQVCEDIQTVNALTLSKRGSETIITDAFDVGIGNSVCVNCGQCTVFCPVGALYEKSHIEKVWEAINDPEKHVVVQEAPAIRAMLGEEFGMEPGTLVAGKMHAALRRMGFDAVFDTNFTADLTILEEGTEIVGRIKEGGKLPVITSCSPGWVKFMETFYPHLGEHLSTAKSPQQMFGALSKTYYAELKGIDPEKIVSVSIMPCTAKKFECKRPEMRDSNYQDVDYVLTTREIARMMKESGIDLKEMPDEPADDPMGEYTGAATIFGVTGGVMEAALRSAYFLVTGRELENVDIVAVRGMEGVKEAEIDVDGLKLKVAVAHGLGNARKILDKVTEQIKTHGKSEYHAIEVMACPGGCVGGGGQPWGSDMARRARRGEALLEEDRTLTYRRSHENPSIKLIYERYLERPNSEKAHHLLHTHYFRRSRIDGRVIEGNK
- a CDS encoding NAD(P)H-dependent oxidoreductase subunit E, whose translation is MDLEHQCQCAQANEEELYPRLEEMIEQHKGRPTELIMALHKAQNLFGYLPKKAQEIISERLNVPISTVCGVISFYSFFSTVPKGRHSIKVCLGTACYVRGGQQTLEKVEKELNTKVGGTTEDRRYSVDVVRCIGACGLAPAMLVDNDVYGRVKSTKIMDILKKYE
- a CDS encoding FAD-dependent oxidoreductase, which codes for MATELFRAHLLVCAGAACVSSGCREIRDAFVIKIREYGLQDEVKVIETGCVGSCDLGPLALVYPEGVFYQKLKPEDAGTIVSEHLLKGRIVEHLLYKEPLTAKAVPSLKSIDFFKYQEKIVLRNCGIINPLNIEEYIARDGYMALGKVLTSMTRDEVIEEVIKSGLRGRGGGGFPTGLKWKFARQAEGDVKYVVCNADEGDPGAFMDRSVLEGDPHSVIEAMAIAGYAIGAKQGYIYVRAEYPLAIERLTWAIGQAREYKFLGKNIFETGFDFDLDIRIGAGAFVCGEETALMISIEGKRGEPRPRPPYPVVKGLFDAPTLLNNVETYANIPAIILKGADWYAQFGTEKSKGTKVFALAGAVNNTGLVEVPMGTKLGDLIFNIGGGIKNKKKYKAAQLGGPSGGCIPIQHLNTPIDYESIIELGAIVGSGGLIVADEDTCMVDFARFFLDFTQDESCGKCPPCRIGTKRMLEILTRITHGEGEEDDIDRLVELATRIKQSALCGLGQTAPNPVLSTLRYFRDEYEEHIKDKKCRAGVCSSLFDAPCQNACPTDQNAWGYVTLISEGRFKEAIAVIKADNPFPGVCGRVCFHPCESKCRRSQIDEPVAICSLKRFVADYDRNSFEPYKPQLAPQNNKKVAIIGAGPAGLSAAYYLACKGYSVTVFEALPVAGGMLAVGIPDYRLPREILDYEIKNITDLGVEIRYNTALGKDITIEGLKKDGYSAILLATGAHKGQKLGIPGEEAEGVLDGVTFLRNLNLGRAVKVEGNVAVIGGGNVAVDAARSALRLGAKDVFILYRREKEDMPAYEEEIVEAEKEGVKIYTLVAPKSIIEKAGKIEAIECLRMSLGEFDSGGRRRPIPIEGSEFTLPVETVIAAIGQVPDTSYLNGDGINVAKNGTIQVDSKTLETAKTGIFAAGDNVRGPASVVEAIADGKRSAKAIDIYLGGDGIIAPSYREQLLSLRVSYDEEAYQKESKREDIPHLPLTERYKNFKEVVLGYPLKKAIEEAKRCLHCYIREQEGEDKLINEEV